One stretch of Pigmentiphaga aceris DNA includes these proteins:
- a CDS encoding RidA family protein has protein sequence MATRDVVFPAGRHALYEQHRYSAAVRSNGLLFVSGQVGAREDGSPEPDFEAQVRLAFKNLNAVLDAADCTFADVIDVTVFMVDPDTHFAKAWEIAADYWGEAPYPTATAVGVTWLSGFRFEIKVIAKLPEGAEGAAVQG, from the coding sequence ATGGCTACAAGAGACGTTGTTTTCCCCGCTGGTCGTCACGCACTGTACGAACAGCACCGTTACTCCGCTGCGGTTCGGTCCAATGGCCTGTTGTTCGTGTCGGGCCAAGTCGGGGCGCGCGAAGACGGGTCGCCCGAACCTGACTTCGAGGCGCAGGTTCGCCTGGCCTTCAAGAATTTGAACGCGGTGTTGGACGCGGCGGATTGCACTTTTGCCGATGTGATCGACGTGACGGTATTCATGGTCGATCCCGATACCCACTTCGCCAAAGCCTGGGAGATCGCCGCCGATTACTGGGGCGAAGCTCCGTACCCGACGGCGACTGCTGTTGGCGTAACGTGGTTGTCTGGCTTCCGGTTCGAGATCAAGGTGATTGCGAAGCTGCCGGAGGGTGCAGAAGGCGCTGCTGTGCAAGGCTGA
- a CDS encoding GGDEF domain-containing protein, whose protein sequence is MPHRKLLRDAIAVDREHAFRQQTLRRLQLTAVEMGVMAVVGSIVAILIRLLIPTPEYLGLRVALLPLTALFAYLIVKAPSVRAYGFACLATIATVTFNSYLGALGTDRPLMYFLPAALIIVLSTSFFWVTLAQWVAGSLVCYAFFLPFVVEHAANRTDTIFSLFFAGMALLAGSVSHKRIHDHQRYAFDQECRLADLSVTDALTGARSRAEFLQQAEIEAVIACETEAPLTLLYLDIDHFKRLNDGHGHAAGDAVLRGMASAVQQALRDGDVFGRLGGEEFCVLLPYQNEGEAKLLAERLRTLLAAVPRPDGTLTISAGIAGMREGESIMQTLHRADLAMLKAKQLGRDRVCVAD, encoded by the coding sequence ATGCCACACAGAAAGCTTCTGCGAGACGCAATCGCTGTCGATCGCGAACACGCTTTTCGCCAGCAGACCCTGCGACGCCTGCAGCTGACCGCTGTCGAGATGGGCGTCATGGCTGTGGTCGGATCGATCGTTGCCATCCTGATCCGCCTGCTGATCCCCACGCCCGAATACCTTGGCCTGCGCGTGGCGCTACTGCCGCTGACTGCGCTTTTCGCCTATCTGATCGTTAAAGCACCCTCGGTACGTGCCTACGGCTTCGCCTGTCTGGCCACCATTGCCACCGTCACTTTCAACAGCTACCTGGGCGCGCTGGGCACCGATCGGCCATTGATGTACTTCCTGCCGGCGGCGCTGATCATTGTGCTGTCCACCAGCTTCTTCTGGGTGACGCTTGCCCAATGGGTTGCCGGCAGCCTGGTCTGTTATGCCTTCTTCCTGCCCTTTGTGGTGGAACATGCGGCCAACCGCACCGACACCATATTCAGCCTGTTCTTTGCGGGCATGGCCTTGCTGGCAGGGTCGGTCAGCCACAAACGGATTCACGACCACCAGCGTTATGCGTTCGATCAGGAATGCCGGTTGGCTGACCTGTCAGTGACTGATGCCCTGACCGGCGCGCGCAGCCGGGCGGAATTCCTGCAGCAAGCCGAGATCGAGGCGGTCATCGCTTGCGAAACCGAGGCACCGCTTACTTTGTTGTACCTGGACATTGACCATTTCAAGCGGCTGAACGATGGTCATGGCCATGCGGCCGGCGATGCCGTGCTGCGTGGCATGGCAAGCGCCGTGCAGCAAGCATTGCGTGATGGCGATGTGTTCGGTCGACTGGGCGGCGAGGAATTCTGTGTGCTGCTGCCTTACCAGAACGAAGGCGAGGCCAAGCTGCTGGCAGAGCGGCTGCGCACCTTGTTGGCCGCTGTGCCACGGCCCGATGGCACGCTGACGATATCTGCCGGGATTGCAGGCATGCGCGAAGGCGAGTCGATCATGCAGACCTTGCACCGGGCAGACCTGGCCATGCTCAAGGCCAAGCAGCTGGGGCGCGATAGGGTGTGTGTCGCGGATTAG
- a CDS encoding LysR family transcriptional regulator, which produces MDRFDAMQAFVRVVEAGSFTKAADTLHMSKTTVTQLVQQLEARLRVKLLNRTTRKVNVTADGAAYYDRAVRLLTDMDDAETSLSSAAVTPRGRLRVDVPSPFARMILVPALPAFHARYPDIQFDMGVSDRVVDLIGDNVDCVVRGGEMRDQSLVARHVGDLRICLYAAPDYLTREGVPSRPQELEDSHHRIVGFLRTRTGKVPAYAMRRGEESLTVQGRYVIALDDGNAYLAAGLAGLGVLWLPDYMAKPHLARGELVPVLQDWQVDPMPMYIAHPPNRHVSAKLRVFMDWVIELMQEHAPVIRPPVKR; this is translated from the coding sequence ATGGACCGTTTCGATGCAATGCAGGCATTCGTGCGCGTGGTGGAAGCTGGCAGCTTCACCAAGGCAGCCGACACCCTGCACATGAGCAAAACCACCGTCACGCAGCTGGTGCAGCAGCTGGAAGCACGGCTGCGCGTGAAGCTGCTCAATCGCACCACACGCAAGGTGAACGTCACGGCCGATGGCGCGGCGTATTACGACCGTGCGGTACGCCTGCTGACCGATATGGATGATGCTGAAACCAGCCTGTCCAGCGCCGCCGTAACGCCACGCGGGCGCTTGCGGGTGGACGTGCCCAGCCCCTTCGCCCGCATGATTCTGGTGCCGGCCCTGCCCGCTTTCCACGCACGTTATCCCGACATCCAGTTCGACATGGGTGTCAGCGACCGGGTGGTCGATTTGATTGGGGACAACGTGGACTGCGTGGTGCGGGGTGGCGAAATGCGTGACCAGTCATTGGTGGCACGCCACGTTGGCGACCTGCGCATCTGCCTGTATGCCGCTCCCGACTACCTGACGCGCGAAGGCGTACCCAGCCGGCCGCAGGAACTGGAAGACAGCCATCACCGCATCGTTGGCTTCCTGCGCACCCGTACCGGCAAGGTACCCGCCTACGCGATGCGTCGCGGCGAGGAAAGCTTGACCGTACAAGGCCGTTACGTGATCGCACTGGACGACGGCAATGCCTACCTGGCAGCCGGTCTGGCGGGCCTGGGTGTGCTCTGGTTGCCCGACTACATGGCCAAGCCGCACTTGGCGCGTGGTGAACTGGTTCCCGTGCTGCAGGACTGGCAGGTCGACCCCATGCCCATGTACATCGCCCATCCGCCGAATCGGCACGTGAGCGCGAAGCTGCGGGTGTTCATGGACTGGGTGATCGAGCTGATGCAGGAACATGCGCCGGTGATCCGGCCGCCGGTGAAACGTTGA
- a CDS encoding succinate CoA transferase has protein sequence MHDRIRHPASRQRITSADHAAALIENGMTLGLSGFARAGDAKAVPHALVKRAAQMPLHIGLMSGASLGHDTDRLLTEAGVLSRRFPFQTDPTLRRAINHGDVAFIDQHLSQTAERLRAGHLPAIDVAVIEAAAITETGAIVPTMSVGNAPVFAQLARQIVIELNTSVPAAIEGLHDIYMPGSRPQRGPMELGSVSQRIGGSAISVDPDRIAAIVMTDQADSPSHALPSDPETDQIAGHINDFLYNEVHHTRLQRSLLPLQVGVGTIANAVLHGFLDAPFDGLSLYSEVLQDSTFELLDAGKLLFASASAITVSAPVQHRFMEQIEHYRERIVLRPQEISNAPELVRRLGIIAINTALEFDLYGNVNSTHVSGTHMMNGIGGSGDFARNAHLSIFVSKSIAKGGDVSCVVPMVSHVDHTEHDVDVLVTEVGLADLRGLSPRERARAVIEHCVHPSYRDALRDYFNRACLRGGQTPHVLEEAFSWHQRQRETGSMREGGSALRVA, from the coding sequence ATGCACGACCGTATCCGCCACCCCGCCTCGCGCCAGCGCATTACCAGCGCTGACCATGCTGCCGCCCTGATCGAAAATGGCATGACGCTTGGCCTGAGCGGCTTTGCGCGCGCGGGCGATGCCAAGGCCGTGCCACACGCCTTGGTCAAGCGGGCGGCCCAAATGCCTTTACATATCGGACTGATGAGCGGGGCCTCGTTGGGCCATGACACGGATCGCCTGTTGACCGAGGCTGGCGTGCTGTCTCGCCGGTTTCCCTTCCAGACCGATCCTACATTGCGTCGTGCGATTAATCACGGTGACGTGGCTTTCATTGACCAGCATCTGTCGCAGACCGCCGAAAGGCTGCGCGCTGGCCATTTGCCGGCTATTGACGTCGCCGTGATCGAGGCGGCGGCCATCACGGAAACAGGCGCCATCGTGCCGACCATGTCAGTGGGCAACGCACCGGTGTTCGCGCAACTGGCGCGGCAGATCGTGATCGAGTTGAACACATCGGTGCCGGCCGCTATTGAAGGTCTGCACGACATCTACATGCCCGGCTCTCGACCGCAGCGTGGTCCGATGGAACTGGGCTCGGTGTCACAGCGCATCGGCGGCAGCGCGATCTCGGTGGACCCCGATCGTATCGCGGCCATCGTCATGACTGACCAGGCCGACAGCCCCTCGCATGCGCTGCCGTCGGACCCTGAAACCGATCAGATCGCCGGACACATCAACGACTTCCTGTACAACGAGGTGCATCACACCCGACTGCAGCGTTCGCTGTTGCCCTTGCAGGTGGGCGTCGGCACCATCGCCAATGCCGTGCTGCACGGTTTTCTGGATGCGCCCTTCGACGGGCTGAGCCTGTATTCCGAGGTCTTGCAGGACAGCACCTTCGAGCTGCTGGATGCCGGCAAGCTGCTGTTCGCGTCGGCCTCGGCCATCACCGTGTCGGCACCGGTGCAGCATCGTTTCATGGAGCAGATCGAGCACTACCGCGAACGCATCGTGCTGCGTCCGCAAGAGATCAGCAACGCCCCGGAACTGGTACGTCGCCTGGGCATCATCGCGATCAATACCGCGCTGGAGTTCGACCTGTACGGCAACGTCAATTCCACCCACGTCAGCGGTACCCACATGATGAACGGCATTGGCGGCTCGGGCGACTTCGCGCGCAACGCCCATTTGTCGATCTTCGTGTCGAAGTCGATCGCCAAGGGCGGGGATGTGTCTTGCGTGGTGCCGATGGTGTCCCACGTGGACCACACCGAGCACGATGTCGATGTGCTCGTCACCGAAGTCGGCTTGGCGGACCTGCGTGGTTTGTCACCGCGCGAGCGCGCCCGTGCCGTGATCGAGCATTGCGTCCACCCCAGCTACCGCGATGCGCTGCGTGATTACTTCAACCGCGCCTGCCTGCGCGGTGGTCAGACGCCGCATGTGCTGGAAGAGGCGTTCTCGTGGCACCAACGCCAGCGGGAAACCGGGTCGATGCGTGAGGGTGGTTCGGCGCTGCGGGTGGCGTAA
- a CDS encoding LysR family transcriptional regulator, whose protein sequence is MDVRALRYFVETVRLASFTQAANSLFVTQSTVSKMIRQLETELGTQLLIRQGHRALPTDTGRIVYERGRQILASMRALDGEVREAADLQRGRLEVGIPPMINLLFAPVVKAFRTRWPGLQLSLREASGQAVERLVSAGDLELGATILPIDAQGPLEAKRFGSFPILAVGQPDAPWAGRPTLTLAALRDQPLLLPAEDFALTRRLRQAFTDAGITPHVAAQSAHWDFLVSMAASGLGVALLPDPLVRRMKTRGLATARLVRPALHWEVGHIWMRDRYLSYAARAWLAICDEVLTGPRVGDNSRVNP, encoded by the coding sequence GTGGACGTCCGCGCACTGCGTTACTTCGTCGAAACCGTGCGTCTGGCCAGCTTCACGCAGGCCGCCAACAGCTTGTTCGTGACCCAGTCCACCGTCAGCAAGATGATCCGGCAACTGGAAACCGAACTGGGCACCCAGCTGCTCATCCGGCAGGGGCACCGCGCCTTGCCGACTGACACCGGCCGTATCGTGTACGAACGCGGCCGGCAGATTCTGGCGTCCATGCGTGCGCTGGACGGTGAGGTGCGCGAAGCCGCCGATCTGCAACGTGGCCGGCTGGAAGTGGGCATTCCGCCGATGATCAACCTGCTGTTTGCACCCGTCGTAAAGGCTTTTCGCACACGCTGGCCTGGGTTGCAGCTAAGCCTGCGCGAAGCCTCGGGGCAAGCCGTTGAGCGCCTGGTTTCCGCAGGGGATCTTGAACTGGGCGCAACCATCTTGCCGATCGACGCACAAGGGCCGCTGGAGGCTAAACGCTTCGGCAGCTTCCCGATTCTGGCCGTTGGCCAACCCGACGCGCCCTGGGCCGGCCGCCCTACCCTGACACTGGCCGCACTGCGCGATCAACCTTTGCTGTTGCCCGCCGAAGATTTTGCGCTGACCCGGCGTTTGCGCCAGGCATTCACCGATGCGGGCATCACGCCGCACGTGGCCGCACAAAGCGCGCATTGGGACTTCCTGGTGTCGATGGCGGCGTCCGGTCTGGGCGTAGCATTGCTGCCCGACCCGCTGGTGCGCCGCATGAAAACCCGTGGTCTGGCCACCGCACGGCTGGTGCGTCCGGCCCTGCATTGGGAGGTCGGCCACATCTGGATGCGTGACCGATATCTGTCCTATGCGGCACGCGCGTGGCTAGCGATTTGTGACGAAGTGCTGACCGGCCCCCGAGTAGGCGATAATTCCCGGGTTAACCCGTAA
- the fabV gene encoding enoyl-ACP reductase FabV, producing MIIKPRVRGFICVTTHPVGCEANVRQQIDYVKARGAIAGGPKKVLVIGASTGYGLAARITASFGCGAGTLGVFFERPGSESKAGSPGWYNTAAFHKAADEAGIYAKSINGDGFSDAVKQQVIDTIREDLGQVDLVIYSLAAPKRVHPKTGVVHNSVLKPIGAPVTLRGIDTDAEVIKEAVLQPASQEEIDNTVAVMGGEDWQMWIDALQSAGVLAQGAKTTAFTYLGEEVTQDIYWNGSIGEAKKDLDKKVIGIRQNLAAIGGDARVSVLKAVVTQASSAIPMMPLYLSLLFKIMKEQGTHEGCIEQLYELYQDALYGPTPRLDEEGRLRVDYKELQPNVQEAVKQAWSVVENDTIYKLTDFAGYKQDFLRLFGFEIDGVDYNADVNPDVKIPNLITV from the coding sequence ATGATCATCAAACCGCGTGTCCGTGGATTCATCTGCGTGACGACCCATCCCGTAGGCTGCGAAGCCAATGTTCGCCAACAGATCGACTACGTGAAAGCACGGGGAGCCATCGCTGGCGGCCCCAAGAAAGTGCTGGTCATCGGCGCGTCGACCGGCTACGGCCTGGCAGCGCGGATCACGGCATCGTTTGGCTGCGGCGCAGGCACCCTGGGCGTGTTCTTCGAGCGCCCCGGTTCGGAATCCAAGGCCGGTTCGCCCGGCTGGTACAACACCGCCGCCTTCCACAAGGCCGCCGACGAAGCCGGCATCTACGCCAAGAGCATCAACGGCGACGGCTTCTCGGACGCCGTGAAGCAGCAAGTCATCGACACCATCCGTGAAGATCTGGGCCAAGTTGACCTGGTGATCTACAGTCTGGCCGCGCCCAAGCGCGTCCACCCGAAGACCGGCGTGGTGCACAACTCGGTATTGAAGCCCATCGGTGCGCCCGTCACGCTGCGCGGCATCGACACCGACGCTGAAGTCATCAAGGAAGCCGTGCTGCAACCGGCCAGCCAGGAAGAAATCGACAACACCGTCGCCGTCATGGGCGGTGAAGACTGGCAGATGTGGATCGACGCCCTGCAATCGGCAGGCGTGCTGGCCCAAGGTGCCAAGACCACGGCGTTTACCTACCTGGGCGAAGAAGTCACCCAGGACATCTACTGGAACGGGTCGATTGGCGAAGCCAAGAAAGACCTGGACAAGAAGGTCATTGGCATCCGCCAGAACCTGGCTGCCATTGGCGGCGATGCCCGCGTGTCGGTGCTGAAAGCCGTGGTCACGCAAGCCAGCTCGGCCATCCCGATGATGCCGCTGTACCTGTCGCTGCTGTTCAAGATCATGAAGGAACAGGGCACGCACGAAGGTTGCATCGAACAGCTGTACGAGCTGTACCAAGATGCCCTGTACGGCCCCACCCCGCGCCTGGACGAAGAAGGCCGCCTGCGTGTGGACTACAAGGAACTGCAACCCAACGTTCAGGAAGCCGTGAAGCAGGCCTGGAGCGTGGTCGAGAACGACACGATCTACAAGCTGACCGACTTCGCTGGCTACAAGCAGGACTTCCTGCGCTTGTTCGGTTTCGAGATCGACGGCGTGGACTACAACGCGGATGTGAATCCGGACGTGAAGATTCCGAATCTGATCACGGTCTGA
- a CDS encoding acetyl-CoA hydrolase/transferase family protein, which yields MQDRIRHPALRQRITSADQAAALIEDGMTVGMSGFTRAGDAKAVPAALARRAKQAPLHIGLMTGASLGHDTDRLLTEAGVLSRRLPFQTDPTLRRAINHGDVAYVDHHLSDTAEQLRAGHLPAVDLAIIEAAAITESGAIVPTMSVGNSAAFAQQARQIVIELNTSVPAAIEGLHDIYVPGARPHRGPIDLCSVSQRIGGHAISVDPSRIAAIVMTDQPDSPSNALPPDADTQLIAGHINDFLLNEVRRGRLQRSLLPLQAGIGTIANAVLHGFVDSPFENLTMYSEVLQDSAIELLDLGKLGFASASSITVSASVHQRILDRIEHYRERIVLRPQEISNAPELVRRLGIVAINTALEFDLYGNVNSTHVSGTQMMNGIGGSGDFARNAHLAIFVSKSIAKGGDISSVVPMVSHVDHTEHDVDVLVTEVGLADLRGLAPRERARAVIENCVHSSYRDALRDYFNRACLRGGQTPHVLEEAFSWHQRQRDTGSMLEGARALLVA from the coding sequence ATGCAGGACCGTATTCGTCACCCCGCGCTGCGTCAGCGCATTACCAGCGCCGACCAGGCTGCTGCCTTGATCGAAGATGGCATGACCGTGGGCATGAGCGGCTTCACCCGTGCCGGTGACGCCAAGGCCGTGCCGGCCGCGCTGGCGCGTCGCGCCAAGCAGGCACCTTTGCATATTGGCCTGATGACGGGCGCGTCGCTGGGCCATGACACGGATCGTCTGCTGACCGAAGCGGGTGTGTTGTCGCGCCGCCTGCCGTTCCAGACCGACCCCACGCTTCGGCGTGCGATCAATCATGGTGATGTGGCCTATGTGGATCATCATCTGTCGGATACCGCCGAACAGTTGCGTGCCGGCCATCTGCCCGCGGTTGATCTGGCCATCATCGAAGCGGCCGCCATCACGGAATCAGGGGCTATCGTGCCCACAATGTCGGTCGGCAATTCCGCCGCTTTTGCCCAGCAGGCACGGCAGATCGTGATTGAACTGAACACCTCCGTGCCCGCTGCAATCGAAGGTTTGCATGACATCTACGTACCGGGCGCGCGGCCGCATCGCGGGCCGATCGATCTCTGTTCGGTGTCGCAGCGTATTGGCGGGCATGCAATCTCGGTAGACCCGTCGCGCATTGCAGCGATTGTGATGACCGACCAGCCCGACAGCCCGTCGAACGCCTTGCCACCAGATGCCGATACCCAGCTGATTGCCGGGCATATCAACGACTTCCTGCTCAACGAAGTGCGGCGTGGACGTTTGCAGCGTTCGTTGCTGCCGCTTCAGGCTGGCATTGGCACGATCGCCAACGCGGTATTGCATGGCTTTGTCGATTCCCCGTTCGAGAATCTGACGATGTACTCCGAAGTCTTGCAAGACAGTGCCATCGAGCTGCTGGACCTGGGCAAGCTGGGCTTTGCGTCGGCCTCGTCGATTACGGTGTCTGCCTCGGTACACCAGCGCATTCTGGACCGCATCGAACACTACCGCGAACGTATCGTGCTGCGCCCGCAAGAAATCAGCAATGCGCCGGAGTTGGTGCGCCGCTTGGGCATCGTCGCGATCAATACCGCGCTGGAATTCGACTTGTACGGCAACGTGAATTCCACGCATGTCAGCGGCACGCAGATGATGAACGGCATCGGTGGCTCGGGTGATTTTGCCCGCAACGCGCACCTGGCGATTTTTGTGTCGAAGTCGATTGCCAAGGGCGGTGATATATCCAGCGTGGTGCCGATGGTGTCGCACGTGGACCATACCGAACACGATGTCGATGTGCTGGTTACGGAAGTTGGCCTGGCCGACCTGCGTGGCCTGGCTCCGCGCGAACGGGCACGGGCAGTGATCGAAAACTGCGTGCATTCCAGCTACCGCGACGCGCTGCGCGACTATTTCAACCGTGCCTGTCTGCGTGGTGGGCAAACGCCGCATGTGCTGGAGGAAGCCTTCTCGTGGCATCAACGCCAGCGTGATACGGGGTCGATGCTTGAGGGCGCGCGGGCCTTGCTGGTGGCGTGA
- a CDS encoding FecR family protein produces MSSRFPPSSPASANATSEADEARELAEYFRQFDPVDVAAADWHTRWEQGLTVGEQAELAQWLAASDAHAAAYARLVKTAAELRDVPAEKLAHVRGPLVQPLEADSRSREPQRASPSAANQRSKASKRSSRASWSLGGFAARGAMLAFGCAVLLAIGLGLHHWWQLPVFEGSYVSERGQHQTIKLPDGTELNLDADTQTRVALYRDRREVRILEGQVMFTVAHDARQPFHVLAGPARVAVVGTRFSVRYRQAGMDAGMVKVAVEEGHVRVTGQQATDAVDLIAGQRLTVSSAGLVGDVAAVAPGGVALWRKGMVRFENTSLADALLEMERYGASGLVIRDPAVAAMTIGGSYQVGRPADFARMVARILPVRLVAGAGGQTEIVRAQ; encoded by the coding sequence ATGAGCAGCCGCTTCCCGCCGTCATCCCCTGCATCTGCCAACGCAACAAGCGAGGCGGACGAGGCACGTGAGCTTGCGGAATATTTCCGTCAGTTCGACCCGGTCGATGTGGCGGCTGCGGACTGGCACACGCGCTGGGAACAAGGGCTGACGGTTGGCGAACAAGCTGAGCTCGCGCAGTGGCTGGCCGCCAGTGATGCGCATGCTGCCGCATATGCGCGGTTGGTTAAGACCGCGGCGGAATTGCGAGACGTTCCGGCGGAAAAGTTGGCGCATGTTCGTGGCCCGCTTGTTCAGCCGCTGGAGGCAGATTCGCGGTCGCGTGAGCCGCAGCGTGCATCGCCTTCGGCAGCAAATCAGCGCTCGAAAGCAAGCAAGCGTTCGAGCCGGGCATCGTGGTCCCTAGGTGGATTCGCTGCACGGGGAGCCATGCTTGCCTTCGGCTGTGCCGTATTGCTTGCCATCGGACTTGGCTTGCATCACTGGTGGCAGTTGCCGGTCTTTGAAGGCAGTTACGTTTCCGAGCGCGGGCAGCACCAGACCATCAAACTTCCCGACGGCACCGAACTGAACCTGGATGCCGACACCCAAACCCGGGTTGCGCTTTATCGTGACCGGCGTGAGGTGCGCATCCTGGAGGGGCAGGTGATGTTCACGGTGGCGCACGATGCCAGACAACCTTTCCATGTGCTGGCCGGGCCGGCGCGGGTGGCAGTAGTCGGCACGCGGTTCTCAGTGCGTTACCGGCAGGCAGGCATGGATGCGGGCATGGTCAAGGTGGCTGTCGAAGAAGGGCATGTGCGCGTGACGGGACAGCAAGCGACTGACGCGGTGGACCTGATCGCAGGCCAGCGCCTGACGGTGTCGTCCGCTGGCTTGGTCGGAGACGTGGCGGCTGTTGCGCCAGGCGGCGTTGCGCTGTGGCGCAAGGGCATGGTGCGCTTCGAGAACACGTCCTTGGCCGATGCCTTGCTGGAGATGGAGCGATACGGTGCCAGTGGGTTGGTGATCCGTGATCCCGCCGTTGCCGCCATGACGATCGGTGGCAGTTACCAAGTCGGCAGGCCTGCGGACTTTGCGCGCATGGTTGCGCGGATTCTGCCGGTTCGGCTGGTGGCCGGGGCAGGGGGGCAGACGGAGATTGTGCGGGCGCAGTAA
- a CDS encoding RNA polymerase sigma factor, producing the protein MLTTYYRDLLKFCLRKVRDRDTAADLAQESYARVLSMEQSGQVIAEPAALLRTVALRAKIDLDRRAELRQHESIDGLDDASQPAGPNHWQPDAAYASSQAVQAYIGTIEALPERCREAFCLYLFDELPNKEIAERMGVSLSMVNQYISRGKLACAARRQALDDDH; encoded by the coding sequence GTGCTGACCACTTATTATCGAGATCTGCTGAAGTTCTGCCTGCGCAAGGTGCGAGACCGCGATACCGCGGCCGACCTGGCGCAGGAGAGCTATGCGCGGGTGCTGTCGATGGAGCAGTCAGGGCAGGTAATCGCAGAACCGGCGGCTTTGCTGCGAACCGTGGCCTTGCGTGCCAAGATCGATCTGGATCGACGTGCCGAGCTTCGCCAACACGAAAGCATCGATGGTTTGGACGATGCCAGTCAGCCGGCTGGGCCGAATCATTGGCAACCCGATGCGGCCTACGCGTCATCGCAGGCTGTTCAGGCCTACATCGGCACCATCGAGGCGCTGCCGGAACGGTGTCGTGAGGCTTTCTGCCTGTACTTGTTCGATGAATTGCCCAACAAGGAAATTGCCGAGCGCATGGGCGTGTCGCTGAGCATGGTGAATCAGTACATCAGCCGCGGGAAACTGGCGTGTGCCGCGCGCAGACAGGCGCTTGATGATGACCACTGA